Proteins encoded by one window of Nisaea sediminum:
- a CDS encoding 2-keto-4-pentenoate hydratase: MTDSDLTRHAVEWLAASRLGGGPTERMPDELMPRTVEEGYALQHRLNAHLTQAGFGPVVGHKIGCTTQVMQDYMKIDQPCAGEIFATMEFHEQADVQIDLYHRIGIEVEIGALLSHDLAGEERFDRGSVGGYVEAVLPAVELVDDRYVDYPSLPVPMLIADNFFNSGAVLGAPLLNWDNLDLGGVSGTLYIDGEEAGTGVGADILGHPFEALAWLANLRQAQERPLRAGEFVLLGSIVKTVHFDAPARCVADLGELGRVEVSFV, from the coding sequence ATGACGGATAGCGATTTGACCAGGCACGCCGTCGAGTGGCTCGCCGCTTCGCGTCTCGGCGGCGGTCCGACCGAGCGGATGCCGGACGAGCTGATGCCGCGGACGGTCGAAGAGGGCTATGCCCTCCAGCACCGTCTGAACGCGCATCTGACCCAGGCCGGCTTCGGGCCGGTCGTCGGGCACAAGATCGGCTGCACGACGCAGGTGATGCAGGACTACATGAAGATCGACCAGCCCTGCGCCGGAGAGATCTTCGCGACCATGGAGTTCCACGAGCAGGCCGATGTCCAGATCGATCTCTATCACCGGATCGGGATCGAAGTGGAGATCGGTGCATTGCTCTCGCACGATCTGGCCGGCGAGGAACGTTTCGACCGCGGGTCTGTCGGTGGATATGTCGAAGCGGTGCTTCCCGCGGTCGAACTGGTGGACGACCGGTACGTGGATTATCCCTCGCTTCCGGTGCCGATGCTGATCGCGGACAATTTCTTCAATTCCGGCGCCGTCCTGGGAGCCCCGTTGCTGAACTGGGACAATCTGGATCTCGGCGGCGTTTCCGGAACGCTATACATCGATGGCGAGGAGGCAGGCACCGGAGTCGGTGCCGATATTCTCGGGCATCCGTTCGAAGCGCTGGCCTGGCTGGCGAATTTGCGGCAGGCGCAGGAGCGCCCGCTGCGTGCGGGAGAGTTCGTGCTGCTCGGCAGCATCGTGAAGACGGTGCATTTCGACGCGCCGGCGAGATGTGTCGCGGACCTCGGCGAACTCGGAAGGGTCGAGGTCAGTTTCGTTTGA
- a CDS encoding hydantoinase/carbamoylase family amidase: protein MPKINAERLLKDLKDLRAIGAVETGVVRPALSEKDLEARRWLKQRFEEAGLDTVLDGVANVIGRSTRNGPALIVGSHSDTQPRGGWLDGALGVIYGLEVARALGEDPETSDLAVDVVSWQDEESRFYGCIGSRSWIGVADPEVEANATDRDGVKLTDALEAAGLTDVPRARMEEGRYVGYLEAHIEQGAWLEDAGEQIGVVTSIVGIRGMTLRFEGEQNHAGTTTMARRKDAATALFRAASRIHEEFPKHAKPTTVWTIGRVAIEPGAASIVPGYAELTLQFRDSEDALLDKFEEIVQGIIAEINAEGKVTATAERNRTPVRPSDMDEGFQEHLAAAAEKTSPGKWRRMPSAAGHDPMVLTEALPCAMLFIPSIGGISHDFAEDSHEADIVAGCQVLADAAASILKARRESS from the coding sequence ATGCCGAAGATCAACGCCGAACGCTTGCTGAAAGATTTGAAAGACCTGCGCGCAATCGGTGCCGTGGAGACCGGCGTGGTCCGGCCGGCGCTGAGCGAGAAGGATCTGGAGGCCCGGCGCTGGCTGAAGCAGCGCTTCGAGGAGGCCGGTCTCGACACCGTGCTCGACGGCGTCGCCAACGTGATCGGCCGCTCGACCAGGAACGGACCGGCGCTGATCGTCGGCTCCCATTCCGACACCCAGCCGCGCGGCGGCTGGCTCGACGGCGCGCTCGGCGTGATCTACGGGCTCGAGGTCGCGCGGGCGCTGGGGGAGGATCCGGAGACCTCCGATCTCGCGGTCGACGTCGTCTCCTGGCAGGACGAGGAAAGCCGGTTCTACGGCTGTATCGGCTCGCGCTCCTGGATCGGCGTCGCCGACCCCGAGGTCGAGGCGAACGCGACCGACCGGGACGGGGTGAAGCTGACCGACGCGCTGGAGGCGGCGGGCCTGACGGACGTGCCGCGCGCGCGCATGGAGGAGGGCCGCTATGTCGGCTATCTCGAAGCGCATATAGAGCAGGGCGCCTGGCTGGAAGACGCGGGCGAGCAGATCGGCGTCGTCACCAGCATCGTCGGCATCCGCGGGATGACCCTGCGCTTCGAGGGCGAGCAGAACCATGCCGGGACCACCACGATGGCCCGGCGCAAGGATGCGGCGACTGCGCTCTTCAGGGCGGCAAGCCGGATCCACGAGGAATTCCCGAAACATGCGAAGCCGACCACGGTCTGGACCATCGGCCGGGTTGCCATCGAACCCGGCGCGGCCTCCATCGTGCCGGGCTATGCCGAGCTGACCCTGCAGTTCCGCGACAGCGAGGACGCGCTGCTCGACAAATTCGAGGAGATCGTCCAGGGCATCATCGCCGAGATCAACGCCGAGGGGAAAGTGACGGCGACGGCGGAGCGCAACCGCACCCCGGTCCGCCCGTCCGACATGGATGAGGGCTTCCAGGAGCATCTCGCGGCCGCGGCGGAGAAGACCTCGCCCGGCAAGTGGCGCCGCATGCCGAGCGCCGCCGGGCACGATCCGATGGTGCTGACCGAGGCGCTGCCCTGCGCCATGCTCTTCATCCCGTCCATCGGAGGCATCAGTCACGATTTCGCCGAGGACAGTCACGAGGCAGACATCGTTGCCGGCTGCCAGGTTCTGGCGGACGCGGCGGCCTCCATTCTGAAAGCACGCCGGGAGAGCAGTTGA
- the fghA gene encoding S-formylglutathione hydrolase, with protein MSAPSLTTVSEAKAFGGKQFVYSHSSKETGTDMRFAAYLPPQADRGDVPVLWFLSGLTCTEENFTVKAGAQRVAAELGIALIAPDTSPRGDEVPDDPDGAYDFGKGAGFYVDATEAPWSAHYRMRSYIETELPALAGQALPLDMTRQAITGHSMGGHGALTIALRNPDRFRSVSAFAPICSPLHCPWGDKALTGYIGPNRAKWREYDACALIEDGARVPAILVDQGLADNFLAEQLKPELLEAACDSSDIKLTLRRQEGYDHSYYFIATFIEDHMRWHAERLAV; from the coding sequence ATGAGCGCACCGAGCCTGACGACAGTTTCCGAAGCCAAGGCCTTCGGCGGCAAGCAGTTCGTCTATTCGCATTCCTCGAAAGAGACCGGCACGGACATGCGCTTTGCCGCCTATCTGCCGCCGCAGGCCGACAGGGGCGACGTGCCGGTGCTGTGGTTTCTCTCCGGTCTGACCTGCACGGAAGAGAATTTCACCGTCAAGGCCGGCGCCCAGAGGGTCGCGGCGGAGCTCGGGATCGCGCTGATCGCGCCGGATACCAGCCCGCGCGGCGACGAGGTGCCGGACGATCCGGACGGAGCCTACGATTTCGGCAAGGGCGCGGGCTTCTATGTCGACGCCACCGAGGCGCCCTGGTCGGCGCACTACCGGATGCGCAGCTATATCGAGACCGAACTGCCGGCCCTCGCCGGTCAGGCGCTGCCGCTGGACATGACGCGCCAGGCGATCACCGGCCATTCCATGGGCGGACACGGCGCCCTCACCATCGCGCTCCGCAATCCGGACCGCTTCAGGAGCGTCTCCGCCTTCGCGCCGATCTGCTCTCCCCTGCACTGTCCCTGGGGCGACAAGGCGCTGACCGGCTATATCGGGCCGAACAGGGCGAAATGGCGGGAGTACGATGCCTGCGCCCTGATCGAGGACGGCGCGCGCGTTCCCGCAATTCTCGTCGACCAGGGTCTCGCCGACAACTTCCTCGCCGAACAGCTGAAGCCCGAACTGCTCGAAGCGGCCTGCGACAGCTCAGATATCAAGCTGACCCTCAGACGCCAGGAAGGCTACGATCACTCGTACTACTTCATCGCAACCTTCATCGAGGACCACATGCGCTGGCATGCCGAACGACTGGCAGTCTGA
- a CDS encoding Na/Pi cotransporter family protein produces the protein MIANAAIAVGGIGLFLIGMLILTDGLKSLIGNSQRRLLADFTSSPVSGAATGALTTAIVQSSSATTVTAVGFVGAGLLTFPQALGIIYGANIGTTITGWMVALIGFKLHLGTVLFPVLLLAVLIKLFGRARTAQAGWALAGFCLIFIGLDTMQSGMELFEGLVTPADFPADSFFGRLLLVAIGMVITLVTQSSSAGVATAMVALGSGAITLPQAAAMVIGMNIGTTFSAMLATVGGSAAMRQTGLAHVVFNLIAGAMAFALLTPFAILAGPLVDTSVPGSEQLALVIFHTAFNLLGALIFLPFTRQFARLILAVVPEDSANLARHLDSGLLKTPAAATDALAGTLSDCCFKLLELMHAALAGVRERRAAYELGMVGEAIGKAEHYAADLQLHLDPASDQSRFVAAMHALDHLRRLHRRIGQTQRIQDIIEDEELQDERHEFLAGLAIFTRDRDTQKAEADFDALRRKLRAERRKLQKSGALDAALRHLTVEDAIARIDGTRWLHRCAYHVWRIAHLIGATVTTAPPAADAESLQKSAMLDADLD, from the coding sequence ATGATCGCGAATGCCGCCATTGCCGTCGGCGGGATCGGCCTCTTCCTGATCGGGATGCTGATCCTGACCGACGGACTGAAGAGCCTGATCGGCAACAGCCAGCGCCGTCTGCTCGCGGACTTTACCAGCAGTCCGGTCAGCGGCGCGGCGACCGGCGCGCTCACCACCGCGATCGTCCAGTCCTCCAGCGCGACGACCGTCACCGCCGTCGGTTTCGTCGGGGCCGGGCTGCTGACGTTCCCGCAGGCCCTCGGCATCATCTACGGCGCCAATATCGGCACCACGATCACCGGCTGGATGGTGGCCCTGATCGGCTTCAAGCTGCATCTCGGCACGGTGCTTTTCCCCGTCCTCCTGCTCGCCGTCCTGATCAAGCTCTTCGGCCGCGCACGCACGGCGCAGGCGGGCTGGGCGCTCGCCGGGTTCTGCCTGATCTTCATCGGCCTCGACACGATGCAAAGCGGCATGGAGCTGTTCGAGGGGCTGGTCACGCCCGCCGATTTCCCGGCCGACAGCTTCTTCGGGCGCCTCTTACTCGTCGCCATTGGCATGGTGATCACACTGGTCACGCAATCCTCCAGCGCCGGCGTCGCGACGGCGATGGTCGCGCTCGGAAGCGGAGCGATCACCCTGCCCCAGGCCGCGGCGATGGTGATCGGCATGAATATCGGCACGACCTTCTCCGCCATGCTCGCGACCGTCGGCGGCTCGGCCGCGATGCGGCAGACAGGTCTCGCGCATGTCGTCTTCAACCTGATCGCCGGCGCGATGGCCTTCGCCCTGCTCACGCCCTTCGCGATACTGGCAGGTCCCCTCGTCGACACTTCGGTACCGGGCTCGGAGCAGCTCGCGCTGGTGATCTTCCACACCGCCTTCAATCTGCTCGGCGCGCTGATCTTCCTGCCCTTCACGCGGCAGTTCGCCCGCCTCATCCTGGCGGTCGTGCCGGAGGACAGCGCCAATCTCGCGCGGCATCTGGATAGCGGTCTTCTCAAGACTCCCGCTGCGGCGACCGACGCGCTGGCGGGCACGCTCAGCGACTGCTGCTTCAAGCTCCTGGAGCTGATGCATGCGGCTCTTGCGGGAGTTCGGGAGCGCCGTGCGGCCTATGAGCTTGGCATGGTCGGCGAGGCGATCGGCAAGGCGGAACATTACGCGGCCGACCTGCAGCTCCATCTCGACCCGGCCTCGGACCAGTCGCGCTTCGTCGCCGCGATGCACGCGCTGGACCATCTCCGGCGCTTGCACCGGCGCATCGGGCAGACCCAGCGGATCCAGGACATCATCGAGGACGAGGAACTGCAGGACGAACGGCACGAATTCCTTGCCGGTCTCGCCATTTTCACCCGGGACAGGGACACGCAGAAGGCCGAGGCGGATTTCGATGCGCTGCGCCGGAAACTCCGGGCGGAGCGCCGAAAACTGCAGAAATCGGGAGCCCTGGACGCGGCGCTCCGGCACCTCACGGTGGAAGACGCCATCGCCCGGATCGACGGGACCAGATGGCTGCATCGCTGCGCCTATCACGTCTGGCGCATCGCCCATCTCATCGGTGCCACCGTGACGACCGCGCCGCCTGCTGCGGACGCCGAAAGCCTACAGAAATCCGCCATGCTGGACGCCGACCTCGACTAG